The proteins below are encoded in one region of Phoenix dactylifera cultivar Barhee BC4 unplaced genomic scaffold, palm_55x_up_171113_PBpolish2nd_filt_p 001469F, whole genome shotgun sequence:
- the LOC103700977 gene encoding cytochrome c oxidase subunit 5C: MAAHKIAHATLKGPNVVKEICIGLALGLFAGSLWKMHHWNEQRKTRTFYDMLEKGEISVVVEE, translated from the coding sequence ATGGCTGCACATAAAATTGCACACGCTACCTTGAAAGGACCCAATGTGGTTAAGGAGATCTGCATAGGCCTTGCACTGGGTCTCTTTGCTGGAAGCCTGTGGAAGATGCATCACTGGAACGAGCAGAGGAAGACGAGAACATTCTATGACATGCTAGAGAAGGGTGAAATCAGTGTTGTCGTTGAAGAGTAG
- the LOC120108660 gene encoding homeobox protein knotted-1-like 1 — protein sequence MEDLYSIHPGISRGGEVAAVGSTSSFACFEADRSQCGEATEASDISAAGGAGGSDLTDLIKAQIANHPRYPSLVAAYIECRKVGAPPEMASLLEEIGRERYASAGCGEIGADPELDEFMESYCRVLQRYKEELSKPFNEAASFLNSIEMQLSNLCKGRTTSSSTTTATGNSPSDEVVGSSEEELSCGDVDALESQESGSRLADHELKEMLLKKYQWLPEQSQKGILEEEEEGKATQRCKVDTARLVAYPLQVALSP from the exons atgGAAGATCTGTACAGTATCCATCCGGGAATCTCGCGGGGTGGAGAGGTGGCGGCCGTCGGATCCACGTCCAGCTTCGCCTGCTTTGAGGCCGACCGGTCGCAGTGCGGGGAAGCCACCGAAGCGTCGGATATCTCCGCCGCCGGCGGCGCCGGCGGTTCGGATCTCACCGACCTGATCAAGGCCCAAATCGCCAACCATCCTCGCTACCCTTCTCTCGTGGCCGCCTACATCGAATGCAGAAAG GTGGGGGCGCCGCCGGAGATGGCATCGCTGTTGGAAGAGATAGGGCGGGAGAGGTACGCAAGCGCGGGATGCGGGGAGATCGGAGCGGATCCGGAGCTCGACGAGTTCATG GAATCCTACTGCCGGGTTCTTCAGCGATACAAGGAGGAGCTTTCAAAGCCGTTCAACGAGGCAGCGTCGTTCCTCAACAGCATCGAGATGCAGCTGAGCAACCTGTGCAAAGGCCGCACtacctcctcctccaccaccaccgccaccGGCAACTCCCCTTCCG ATGAAGTGGTTGGGTCGTCTGAAGAAGAGCTTAGCTGTGGTGATGTGGATGCATTGGAAAGCCAGGAATCCGGTTCGCGCCTCGCTGACCACGAACTGAAGGAAATGCTTCTTAAGAAGTACCAGTGGCTACCTGAGCAATCTCAGAAAGGAAttcttgaagaagaggaagaagggaaagCTACCCAAAGATGCAAGGTTGACACTGCTAGATTGGTGGCATACCCACTACAGGTGGCCCTATCCCCGG